In Planktothrix serta PCC 8927, a single window of DNA contains:
- a CDS encoding FeoA family protein, with protein sequence MSRENRSEMANSSELSTICLAKAKVGDRVRIVSLNSGEGNNRLMAMGLMPGVILEVISCTGTGSAVVAFDGQRLGLGADMAEKISITKIPSSIGTVKNMTGNQNSPVKLRDVAIGSILKVIGYEPASRDYKRKLLAMGLTPSTEFKVTRHAPLGDPTEIEVRGFHLSLRKAEADALIVELV encoded by the coding sequence ATGAGTAGAGAAAACAGATCCGAAATGGCAAACAGTAGTGAGTTATCAACCATTTGTTTAGCAAAGGCAAAAGTCGGCGATCGCGTGCGGATCGTCTCCCTGAACTCTGGGGAAGGCAACAATCGCTTAATGGCAATGGGATTGATGCCGGGAGTGATTTTAGAGGTGATTAGCTGCACGGGAACAGGGTCTGCGGTCGTGGCATTTGACGGCCAGCGATTAGGGTTAGGTGCAGACATGGCGGAAAAGATTTCTATCACAAAAATACCGAGTTCTATAGGGACAGTTAAAAATATGACAGGCAATCAAAATTCCCCGGTTAAACTGCGAGATGTGGCGATCGGTTCGATCTTGAAAGTGATCGGTTACGAACCCGCATCCCGTGACTACAAACGCAAATTATTAGCTATGGGACTCACCCCCAGCACGGAGTTTAAAGTAACGCGCCACGCACCTCTGGGCGATCCGACGGAAATAGAAGTCAGGGGATTTCATCTGAGTTTACGCAAAGCTGAAGCCGATGCCCTCATCGTCGAGCTAGTATAA